TATAAGAGTAAGTTTTCCATACATGCTCTCATCagtttttctttctaatattttttgCCATGTTATGATGAAAACTCTGTTTATTTTTGTAGTTTTCTGTCATTCTAACCTTACTATAAAGTAAATAATTACATACTGGTAACTTGGCTGACATGACAGATTACAGCCCTGCAGCAGACACCACtgtaaacaatgatttatatgtACAAAGACAGGTGTTATTATTAGATAATAATCACACATAAAGACATGAAATGCAGTATATTACATGTCCTGCATGGACTGTTAAATCAGTGAACAGGATTTCTACTGCTTGGACTCTTACTTGAAGTTCTTTCACATGTTTGCAGTTATCACCTAAAATGACACACATGACAGAGGGAAAACGGCCACTATCAAATACGGTTGGAAACACATTGGTCAATATAAAATTGCATCAACCAAGCCGATCTTTATATTCTTTTTGCAACACTGTTAAATTGTTGATGTAAAACAAGAGTAAAGTTACTTAATGCACCAGTCCTGTTTTAGAACAATCAAAAGTATCTCAAAGCTAATatcttttcaaataattaaaagttacacAAAACTGACTATAATATGTTTTTTAGTGTTGTCCATTCTAATTTTCACCGGGAAATATAAGTGTTTAAGCATTACATTTCAGTATTTTTGCGTAGATCAGGAACCTCCAGATTTTGTGTAACATCACTTTTCTGTGTAGAACACGACACAATACTGACATTGTCCATCATAGGGTATTTGTCTGGCACATCTATTGTGATACCATGCACCTATAATGTAAAGAACAAGAATAGTGCAGttcacaggtgctagacacataatcaaGTATTTTACTTAATCAGGCCTATAAATGTATTATACAGGGCAttcggtaggttctgaaactcaaggGTAATTGACTtttcagcctaaattttcaagagtcaagatcagcttttcaggggtcaagctatactgttattaatgtAACTTCCAcaaactttatctaaaacaagtacattagtcattacagattttttaaatcaattaataTTTAAGTTGTCtgtaagtgggtggggtttggttcCTTTGcattttattctcgaaaaatacttaaaaataagagctgcttttgcaactgtgatcatatttttcttaaatgcaggcTTTTTATTTAGACTGTACTataaaaatcttgtaagaaatgataaaaactgCCGAAACTCACGGTcgtgaaaacgggtgacaaatttggaaaacaaaagtaatatttaatattCTTGATAAAATCCCTTaccagaagaaaaaggcctgctgcgtactcttgctgtgtacatacagcgtatatgatgcgtacatgatttgtactgaaatcaagggctttaaatagtacgcaggatatacaccgcacatacaccgatagtacgtttgtagtacacttttgacatgcaaatgagctctgccgcgtactacttgctgcgtacatgctgtggactacatagtacacaggatgtacgctggaggaatttagtatgcgggaaatagtccgcagcatgtacgcggcacatacacttttcacatgcaaatgagcctgcggtgtactacccctgtggcgtacatgctgtgtactcctggcccccccaccccccaccccccgagtcctgcggcgtacatgctgtgttctcctgctgcatacatgctgtgtactcttgtggcgaaactgcacTGATAATgaaaattccttaccccaccaactttcgtatgcaaatgctgatcatttggacagaaaaaagataagtgacatgcatcaataagtatttaccctttaccaaaataatgtagattgatgttatcaaataaattagtatgcttttcttcatccacttttcaatgaaataaatcaatttttgtagcatgtaatttggtaaacatttgaagaaaatggcataactgcatcaaggggaaacaactttaatgcaactaaatataagttatgatttattatagacgatgtgtgtgtagtatgtatttattttgattaaaatccacctgagaacaatctaggactggaattatattataaaagcatttatacacttttacgtccgtaaaaagtagcgcaccaaaaaattttggattgattttttccaatggggtgagtgcaattagccaaaaacgttctgaaaatatacgagcggcaaatccgatgaacaactttttaatttggtgaggccttaatgagttaacataatgagcattaaagcctttataaaacatgatagaatggtgttttgcttaagagtattcaaataacagtgagaactattaattcttctcattcgggcgctgttgaggcattatcttggtaattatttcatgtattacaaaatgtaatgcaacgaagttcaaataaggcttttcaattatccaagttagaaagctccaggattaattcaaaatgaaaaaaatatatttttacactgcatgcaaggtgtagctcagaaatcactaagaagcttcacaaatgaacattgcaaatagtttggcaaattttcattgttcagaataccggtaatctgaactattctatgctattaagataaaagttactcggaaatcaagttcttgcttccaaaaaaaaaaaaaatgtaccaaTCCTTCCGGCacgaagtgtacttcagacttttacctaaaaaaattcaaagtataaacaccaaaagaaaatgaacaagtccctccctcgtatatgaagtttacttcagactttaacttataaaaaaaaaactaagtataaatgccaaaagaaattgtacaagtctttcccgcgtatatgaagtgtactgcacaaatttcaaagtatctgcggtgtacatgcagtgtactgttttcttgtacaagtccctcctgcatacatgcagtgtactccttaaattttcagagtctgtgctgcgtacttgaagtgtactagtgacttcctgcgtacatgctgtgtactcgtcaaAATAGTAAGCGGCATGTAGGCGGCAtgcagtgtatgtaaaatgtactcctctggtgtactactgtgttcgcggcatatactcagcaaatacgcagcatgtatgccacagaggcttgcttctgtaagggatgcctgttttgaatttcttttttttttctaccatacctattcaatacttataatttctgcttatttaaagcatttaatttgttttggaccaaacaaagccttggcaatgataataaatttgctatagaccGTAAAGGttgaccggctcatgtaatcgtatcaagcacataaaataataagatatttttatttcagcaaGACATAAGCTGTATACCACTAATTAACtagtggtacaaacacgataatctaaggctgcaatGTTtgtcaattaacttttacactttgatcaataaacacctttagATAGTGACAGAGCATTATTGTACGAAATACAAACCACGAGATGACCAcatgtcagtcggcgcgtggcgtgactgacatctgtcagtagcttattggctaattaacatacgacgctccgcgtACTGCCATATTTCCActtgtgccggcgaacaatattgaaattcactgggattttgactGACAAGCCGGACAGAACTTTCTAACATGAGACACATCAAAGACAATTTCCGCGAGTCAAACCGACGCACAAGGCATATTCTGTGTGGGTCAAATATGAGTTTTTCTcaattttcgcgggtcaaaacacgggacctcgggtcaaccgaacgccctgtGTATATaagatatacataattatataagcctgattaagtaaaatattttattatgtgtctagcacctgttgTGCAGTTTGCGTTATTTCCAGAGCTCAAAAAAAGCACGACAGCAgtggttaaatttttttatgtttacatcCATGTCCCGGCTAGAACACAGACTAGGCATCCAATTactggacggctagacacttcatTTTCACATATTCAGTTTGGCGTGGCTGGGGAGGGAACCCcgaaggaagtggctattcttacggtcccgttGGAATAGCCtccagggttttcccggacgcaggttttctgcatccctgacgcgcttttactgctttgaactcgcattttttagtgcctctgcgtccactggacccgcaaaatcagtcacgaaactcctttgcactgaagcctcctttgTGCAGATATCCATGtaaaatgtgcagttttttaccaccggaACCATCCCCaaatcgtgggtgctcattatacacaggtatagacgttttccaacttcaaaacaagttttgttacccatgttcgccattttggtaaagggaaactactccccgcgcttactgtctccgctaaaatctaagattgccgctACGTTCcataaaagatcgaatggtttatttttctattaaaaaaaattaatttcatataaattttaagtattttgatgaaaaaatattaataaatcacaaaaattatgatactaattaaggatccagtattatctttaaccgagatcaaactgtgaacaacataattgtcacgaggtgacacgttaattgccggtaattactggctatttgatcataacaaaaagactatcacacctctTGTTAtcggtctgaattgagaagctcatgccattttgaaagataccattccgaaatattgaatcagctgctatctaaattaaaaagatacaagttcattcggttttagggtaaatttttatagtaataatgtccattttcatgatcaacaatttgtggacccccaaaaattattaggaacccttaaattagcagccatgggagtccatggactcccaaataaaaaacccgagggaaaaccctgagCCTCGcaggctctcccgtaagaatagtgaaaagcaggtgtctattcctacggctctcagGTACGAATTATGAATAACTTGCAGGTGGTTATTCCTACTAGGACAGTTTTGTGTTACACATCGTACTTAATTTATTTGACTGATATAATTTCACCCAACTTCTTTATTTTTCCGGTAAGGAAATCCAGAGAAGACAAAAAGGAAGTGATTTCCCCTAGTATTACTTCCATTTgttacaaatacaaacaaattaaataCAACAAATTTATCGTAAgtgtaaaatacatatttaactgaaatttgtcttctaaataaatcggaaaacgattgttggttgtacTGATGAAGATGTAAATACATAGTTTACgtttttaaaattgaaacactaaaaaatattTACCAGGTGTTTTCAACTAAACCAGTTAGACAATTATTGATCTATGTTTCAtgtatatacatgcaaatttttcacaacagtacaaatctcttaccactaaacatgtttattgccctttaatttagttttatacttgacgtttgtcacacatcagcttgacatgtttgcatcaattcagaactgacattttatttgtaacacaatgaccaAACGTGATTACATGTTATTTCCAaaatcggttgaaaatatatcagttgaatgactttaGTACaatcaaagagttataaaaataaatgtttttgtagttctttggaacaatgtattgtaatacaaaattgccgtaggaataaccacctgtgggcttttcactattcttatgcgagagccgtaagaatagcctgctaGGCTATTCCTAccggaccgtaagaatagccacttccaaccCCACACCTCCATCAAGTCAAAGCAGACACACACCTAGCATCTAGCTAAAAATTTCAGCTGTTGAGATGTTTGTATGCTGCAGACTACGGATCTCTGATGGACgcaaccatcagaaaataaaaatagcgtcagtactgttaagttatggtagccagaactggATAGATCGAACACTGAACTTATGAGGCTGCTCGGTGCTGCGAGTGTGACGAATGAGCTGGTATGATAGTGGTATCCGTTCATTTTACTAAAACATTTTTCTGACTTCGTTTAATTCATACCTGCGATCCAGTTGTAGAAATGGAATTTTGGATACAACCATTCAGTTGTTTCATTGCGTTTTCCACggatttctaaattttaaaatattgggCGGTAATTAGTTTACATCAGATTCACTGAACGCTTTACATGCgtattttacagaattattttgaACGAAATAAATACTGAATTCATGTATACgt
The genomic region above belongs to Mercenaria mercenaria strain notata chromosome 12, MADL_Memer_1, whole genome shotgun sequence and contains:
- the LOC128547601 gene encoding uncharacterized protein LOC128547601, with amino-acid sequence MKQLNGCIQNSISTTGSQVHGITIDVPDKYPMMDNVSIVSCSTQKSDVTQNLEVPDLRKNTEIMHIHEIYRISSLETSKESVPRDADASELSPLVPVQSTAFTQVLL